The Prevotella melaninogenica region TAATAGGACTGCTAAAGGGCGTTAGTAAGGGGCTTAAAGGGCATCTTTTGCAAGCCTAAAGGGCGTCTTTAAGAAGCTAAAAGAGCATGAATTGCGTTCGAACTGTTAGAAAATAATTGACAAAAACCATTACAAGAAAACTATCAGATTGTATTGAACGACAGAAAACACTGAATAGACATAGTAACAATCCGCTTTTTTGTAGTCTTCATAAATTGGGAATGATAAGGATACCGCCCTAAGTTTAGGACTTTGACAATATGTCACACAGAGAAACAGAGGATACGGAGGATTATTGAAAACAAAGCAACGATAGGCACGGAGGCACCGGCGGTGCATGGAGCAATAGAGTTTGTTTGTCAGTTCTATTAGCAATTTACACACAAAACCTTTATCCCAAAAGAGTTATCAGGAATCTGTACGCTACACCTCCGTCGCTCTTTGTGCTATCGGCACCTCTGTGACATAGCCTTTAGCTCCGTTCCCTCCATAACTCTGTGTGCCATAACACATAAGATTTTTAGTGCATTACTTCACATTCCAGAAGAACCTCTTTTCACTCTACGCACTAACATTAAGACACTATAAATCTAAGATTTATGAATTAAGAAATACTAAAATCAACAGAATTATACTTTGTTCAGACTGCTATCTCAACTTAAAATGTTATCTTTGCATCTATGAAGTTAAAAAAGATAATAATGCTCATCGCCTGCATATTCTCTTTTGCAGGTCTGAAGGCACAATATACTATCCAATGCGAAGACACCTGCAGCCATGTTCATGGGCTTGACATGAGCCATTACCAAGGCGATGTGTGGTGGGAGACAGTAGCTGAAAACAGCAATCATAAGCTCAATTACGTTTACTTAAAAGCCACTGAGGGCGGTTCACGTATTGACCAACGCTATCTTGATAATATTGAGGCAGCACAACGTTATGGTATGAATGTCGGTTCTTACCACTTCTATCGCCCTGCTATCCCACAAGAGGAGCAGTTGCGCAACTTCCGCATGCAGTGTCGTCCACAAGACCAAGACCTCATCCCAATGGTAGATATCGAGACTACTGGCGGACTGAGTACGGAGGCTTTACGCGATAGTTTACAGAAGTTTCTTGTGCTTATGACAAAGGAGTATGGTGTCAAACCATTAGTTTATACCTACACAAACTTCTATAACAGGTATCTCAGCGGTGCACTCGACGGCTATAAACTTTTCATTGCACAATATAACGGACGCGAGCCAGAGCTGAACGATGGAAGAGACATCTTTGCTTGGCAGTACACTGGCAAGGGACGTATCAACGGTGTGAGAGGATATGTTGATAAGTCTCGACTGATGGGTAACCACAGTATGCGTGAACTGCGATTCCGACGAAAGCGTTAGCTTCAACACAAAGAGAAAAGGAAATAGATAATTATCCACACTACTATAATCTTACGTTAGATAAATGATCATCAAATGCCCTGAATGTGGCCATCAAGTGAGCGACAAGGCTCCCGTATGCCCAAGCTGCGGTGTAGAGATTGCCGGACATATCATTAAATGTTCTCATTGCGGTGAATTATACCTCAAAGAGGAATCATCATGTCCGAACTGTCATCATACAGAACACCATGTAGAGAGTTCTGTTACGGCTGCAGAGCATCACACAAGTGAGGCTGCGAACGAAAGTAAGGTGCAAGAGCCTGTTGTTCTCATGTCAGTTGACAAGGAGGAAGCAACAGGAAACGATGATGTTATCATCCCAGTAGAGGAAACGGAAGAACACGAAACGGATAATTACAACGATAAGACACAAGACGTTTTCAACGAGCCAAAGACGGAGGAAGAGGCTGTCGATGCCGACTTCATCATGGATGATAATGCTGACGAGGAGGTGATTGCCAATGCCGAGGCTATAGCTGAGGACGAGGAGGAAAGTACTCCAGATAAGAATAATCATCTGTCATTGGCTGTCTCACTGCTCATCGCTGCGATCACTGCAGCCGTATTACTCTTCCTTTACAACCAAGGGGTGGGCGCAAGCAAAGCTAACAATGAGCAGGAGGCTTTCACACAAGCAATGAGTAGTAGCGAACCAACCGTACTAAAGAATTATCTCAAGGAAAATCCATCAGCTTCTAAGGCACATCGTGATAGTATATCAGCCCGTCTAAAGGTGCTGACAACTACCACTCAGAATATGCAACAGTCTGATAATGACCTTTCTGTGGCATTGACCAGCAACTCAAAAGAAGTGTTGCAGCAGTTTATTGCTAAGTATCCAGACTCAAAACATCGTGGTGAGTTGGAAGCAAAGATTGACGAAATAGACTGGGCAGGAGCTGTAGCTAAAAACAACGAGAATGCTTATCTTGGCTATAAGGCGCAGCATCCGAATGGTATTCATAGTAAGGAAGCCGATGAGAAGTTGAAGAATATTCTGACACCAGAGAAGGCTGAGGAGTCAGCTGTTGCAAAGGTAACGGATGGTGAGAGAGCAAAAGCGGTTGCTGCGGTGCGCCAACTCTTACAAGGTATCAACAGTAAAAGCACGGATAAGATTTCTGGTGCTGTTGCGCCATCATTAAACTTCCTTGGTTCAGGTGGTGCTACGGTGAAGGATATTCGCCGTTATATGACCGACCGACTTTATCAAGCTGATGTCAAGACAATCAATTGGCACCTTGGTTCGCCTGCAGAAGTAACCAAAAAGAGTAATGAAGCGGGTGCAGATATTTGCCTAAAGATACCAGCTACATTGGATATCGATCGCAAAGGTGGTAAGTCAAAACGTAGTTATGTTATCTCTGCGACAATCAAGAACGGCAAAATAACCCATATTAATTGGTAATAGGTTTACCCTTTTAAGGTAAATAAGATTAGCACTCAAACAAGTTTTGTTTTATTGTCGAACGAACTAATTGTCTTTATATTAGCGTTGTAGCGAATTACTTCAAGACAGAAAGACTGACAAAAAACCGACAATAAAACAAGACTATTCAAAAACAATATGCTTTACATTGGGGTTAATGGCTGGTAAAATAAAACTTGCTGTCACTCCTGTCAGCCATTTTAGGCTCATAAGTACCAACATTTCATTCATTTACACGAAATGTTAAAAGTGACAGCAACTTATTTTTAAAAATACCAAGTACATATAACTTGATATTCTATGTGAGATGTTATATAGCCCTTTTTACAAACCATCAACACCCAACATTTAACACCCAACACCTATCACCCACGTTAATTCTCAATCTGATCAATCGTAGGCTTTTTAATCTCAGGCACTGGAGCCTTTACAACTGGTTCTGTCTGACCTTCTGGAACATTAGGAACAATGACAGGGTTCTCTGGATCTGCTGTCTCTTCCGACTCAGAAGATTCTTTCTTTGGAGCTTCTGTCTTCTTCTCCTCCTTCACCTCTTCGTCTTTCTCCTCTTCCTTTGTCAATACAGGAATCTTCGGACCATTATCAATACCGATAACTTCACCCGACATATCCACCTCATACTTACGAGGAGGAGCCATCTCACGTGTTTCCATGAGAACAGCAAGTACTATAGCACCCACCACAAGCACAATAGCACAGATGGATACGGGTACCTTATAGGTTGGTTTCTTCTTCATTATCTACGTTTTCTATCCTTTTATCTTATTGCCTTTTTCGCTTACTCGGTAATCTGCACACAGTAAGGAAGTGGCTGCTGGAGGGTCAGAAAGCTAATTGTTGGCTGATTATCCTTCGTACAAATCAGCGTAGTCTTGTCTCCCTTCACAGCATTACCCATGTCATATCCCATCGCTTTCACCTGTGCCTGCAAGCCCGCAAAGGCAGTACGGTTAAAGACATAGATATAAACCGTCTTGCCATTTTGTGCCAAGAGTACCATACTGGAGTTACCACGTCCCATGGCAGTTGGTAGGAAGTCGCTGGTTAGGTTCATATTCTTTACCCAGTTATAGTCCTTTCCAAACTCGTCCGATGAGACTCCTTTATAGCTGTAGCCTTGCTTCTCAAGCACCTGTTTACCCACTTGTAGTGTCTTTGCTTGAAAGATTTTAATAGCATCAGCCATCGAAACAATATCTTTTTGCGCATGTGCTCCCATTGCAAAGAGAAGCACTGTCAATAATAGTAGTATTTTCTTCATTCTTCTTCTTTCATTTATTCCGTGCCTTCATCTGCCTTTATCATTTTAAAACAATGATATTATGACACGATACAAAATTATGAAAAATATGGAGAATGAGCAAGAAAAGGAGAAAATTTACTTTAAACTTTGAACCATTTACTTTGAACTTTGAGGTTTGAACTTTGAACTTTATGATATGTACAAACCTCTATCTCACTTTTACCGACTACGAATTTCACTAATTACGCTAATGCTTATTGCAACGTAATTCGTGTCATTTGCGTAATTCGTAGTTGACGAGTTAGCCCATTAGTTGTAGCGATAAACCACAGTTAACATTAGTATTCATAATTATGAATTCTGAATTATGCATTATGAATTAACAAAGGTGTACCCTAATAGTCATCCTATTATTGGTACACCTTCATTACTTTATGTGATAAAGCTTATTGCAATTACTTTCTTTTTCTTTTAGAAGCCAGGCGCTCTTCACGCATCTTAGCCATTGCTTCCTCCTTCTCCTTAGAGCGTTGTCCTGAGAGACGAGCAATAAGACGATCAAGATCAGCAGCTATCTCCTTGAACTGAACGAACTCCTCTTCATTCTCAAACAACTTCCCTACCATGCAAGATGGGATATCCTTCGCCTTCTCTTGTAATTCCTTACCATGCTCAGTAAGCGAAACATAGGTTTCTCTTCCATCCTTTTCACCCTTGACACGGTTAACCAATCCAAGTTGAGCCATACGCTGAACAAGTGGGGTCATTGTGTTTGAGTCAAGATAAAGCCGGTGTGCAAGTTCCATCACCTTTTGATTGTCTTCTTCCCAAAGAGCCATCAATACAAGATATTGAGGATAGGTAATACCTAAATCCTCAAGCAATGGATAATAAGTTTGAGTAACAAGGCGGCTTGCTGTGTACAATCTGAAGCAGAGTTGGCTCTGCAGTTTTAGTTGGTCGTATACCATTCTTTTTTCCTTAAATGTTTTGATAACTTCAAACTCCTGAAGTAAACTTTAAACTATATTGTTACCTGAAAATAATCTGTTCGTGCTGCAAAGGTACAACAATTTATATTTATCGTTAATGACATAAGCCTACTTTTAACATTAATTGTATAGCTAAAGTCGTGTTTTGATAACATAAAACAATAATAAGCGGACATAAACAATACAAATCGTTTATGTCCGCTTATGCGTATTTATAAGGGTTTATTTCTACTTATTCAAAGTAATAAAGGAAGGTTGCAACACCCTCAAGTGCTGGCTTGCGTTCGCCCTCAATCTCAATCTGGAACTTGATACCAGCCTTGCAGATACCACGGATATTCTCAATACTATCGAGTGTGGCAACAAGACGAATGCGTGAGTTCACGAGGACTGGACGACCAAAGCGCATCTTATCCATACCATAGTTGACCATCATCTTAAGGTTATTCACCTCAATAATCTCCTGCCACATGTGTGGGAGCAGTGAAAGTGTAAGATAGCCATGTGCGATAGTACTCTTGAACTGGCTTTCTACAGCTGCACGCTCTGTGTCAACATGAATCCACTGATGGTCGAGGGTAGCATCAGCAAAGAGGTTAATTCTCTCCTGGTCAACGAGTAACCACTCGCTCTCACCAAGCTTCTCACCCAGTCGGGCAGCAAGCTCATCATAATTGTTTACTGTTAATTTTGCCATAGTTTTTGTTTCATGTAATTTCTACATTACTGCATATGATAGTCTTTCTTTACCCTCCCTACCCTCTTTATATATTATAAGGTGTGAAAGGATATACTACCTTTTGTCGTACAAAAATACAAAAAACTTTCCAATTGCCCAAATCGACTTATGCTGCTGAGCCTCTTTATGGTGCCAATAGATGCACATGCAAGGTTTTTTCCTTACCCGCTACAGACACCTCATTGACATAAACAAGCTTATACTTGATATCAAGGAAGTTGCCAGTTTTCTGCGCACTTATCACCTCGATACGTGGATCTAAGAGATAGATATCCAAATATTTCGCTAAACCACTACCAGGAATCCATGCGACAAGGTTAGAATTTCCATTATCACCTTGCACCTCATTTGCATACAAGTCAATGTTTTCGCCATCACGCATTAATGACATCTGAACTTTCTTAAACCATACTCGTGGGTCAAATGACTTCACTGCTGCAGAATAGTCACCATCAGCCTTGCTTCTAAAATACTTACCAAAGAACTTTCCAACGTCTGTACTGTTGGCGACAAGAAGTTCTTTATCAAGTGCAGAAAGTGGTTTAAAACCTGTAAGTTCCACATTGAAATTAGCCAATTCTGTGTCGTGACCATCCTTAGCAACAAGTTGGATAGAGAGCGTGATAGCGTTTGTCCCATCATCTCGATGCTTACTCTTAAGATAAGGTACGAAC contains the following coding sequences:
- a CDS encoding glycoside hydrolase family 25 protein, encoding MKLKKIIMLIACIFSFAGLKAQYTIQCEDTCSHVHGLDMSHYQGDVWWETVAENSNHKLNYVYLKATEGGSRIDQRYLDNIEAAQRYGMNVGSYHFYRPAIPQEEQLRNFRMQCRPQDQDLIPMVDIETTGGLSTEALRDSLQKFLVLMTKEYGVKPLVYTYTNFYNRYLSGALDGYKLFIAQYNGREPELNDGRDIFAWQYTGKGRINGVRGYVDKSRLMGNHSMRELRFRRKR
- a CDS encoding zinc ribbon domain-containing protein produces the protein MIIKCPECGHQVSDKAPVCPSCGVEIAGHIIKCSHCGELYLKEESSCPNCHHTEHHVESSVTAAEHHTSEAANESKVQEPVVLMSVDKEEATGNDDVIIPVEETEEHETDNYNDKTQDVFNEPKTEEEAVDADFIMDDNADEEVIANAEAIAEDEEESTPDKNNHLSLAVSLLIAAITAAVLLFLYNQGVGASKANNEQEAFTQAMSSSEPTVLKNYLKENPSASKAHRDSISARLKVLTTTTQNMQQSDNDLSVALTSNSKEVLQQFIAKYPDSKHRGELEAKIDEIDWAGAVAKNNENAYLGYKAQHPNGIHSKEADEKLKNILTPEKAEESAVAKVTDGERAKAVAAVRQLLQGINSKSTDKISGAVAPSLNFLGSGGATVKDIRRYMTDRLYQADVKTINWHLGSPAEVTKKSNEAGADICLKIPATLDIDRKGGKSKRSYVISATIKNGKITHINW
- a CDS encoding MarR family winged helix-turn-helix transcriptional regulator, which encodes MVYDQLKLQSQLCFRLYTASRLVTQTYYPLLEDLGITYPQYLVLMALWEEDNQKVMELAHRLYLDSNTMTPLVQRMAQLGLVNRVKGEKDGRETYVSLTEHGKELQEKAKDIPSCMVGKLFENEEEFVQFKEIAADLDRLIARLSGQRSKEKEEAMAKMREERLASKRKRK
- a CDS encoding MaoC family dehydratase — translated: MAKLTVNNYDELAARLGEKLGESEWLLVDQERINLFADATLDHQWIHVDTERAAVESQFKSTIAHGYLTLSLLPHMWQEIIEVNNLKMMVNYGMDKMRFGRPVLVNSRIRLVATLDSIENIRGICKAGIKFQIEIEGERKPALEGVATFLYYFE